The genomic region ATCAGTATATAATAGTACTAGGGAATAATATCTTGAAAGTCTGTTAGTGGAtttataaagtaattttaatctCTTCTGAAGAGGTTCAATAATGCaggagaataaagttgtatttgaATGGCAgataaacctttttttcagtGCAAGGGTTGTCAGAGCAATCAgggtgaaaatgacaaaaaaacgaAGATGTGTTGTTGAAAAAGTTGTGttaattaaacttaaaaacattatAACAAACAGAACATCTTTTCTTACCCTCCTCAttatgtttctgtgtctttCCCCAGTTGCTTTGgatcttttctttctccagtcTGCTGACAACATCATCTTTGACATCCACCAGatgaaacacacattcatatcTTTCCCAATCTTCAGGGTTCACAGATGAAACATTAATGTCTGCTCTCATCTGGAAGGTGTTGTCCTGGTTACAGAGGATCTCTGTTTTGTCCACACCGTCCTGAATCTCCTCTCCATCCTTCCTCCAGAACATCGCAGCTTTGTTGGGATAGAAACCAGTAGCGGAGCAGCTGACTGGAGAGTCAGGAGACTTCTGGAGGAGAAACACTGAGGGAAGAACTGAGGAGACAGATGGCAGCTTGAGATCTAccatcaaattattttctattatgtaaaacagattttttttaaaaatgtatggaaatgtgaaaatcatgAAAAACTCTAAAAGCAATTAGAGACGCAAAACAGTATcacttttttcataaaatatttagctctgagatagacaaaaaaatcacaaacagtataatcattaacaaaaaaacatgacaaaggaaataaatgatACAAGAAAAATCATGAatacaacaattaaaaaatagatcTTTTGGGAATGAATGACTAAAACTGTCTTCAgcttttttataaattaataattatccTGACAACAAtgtacaaaaaagaagaaaacaaagaggagcAGATTACACAGTTAAGTTGTAACAGTCTGGAAAAAATGATCCACTCCAGATTTATGTAGCTCAGATTTTGGTGGTTTTTATGGCCTGTCCAACATGTTGTAATCAACTGATGAAAAGTCAGTTtaagttttaatgtattttttcagtATACTGAATCTGTGTAAATGTGACACTAGAAATGTGACCACTACGCTCTATCTCAGCCTGgtgaatgtaaaatgtttgatcaCACCATGCTGCTCCGACTCACCGGTGCCCTGCAGAGGGCCTTCGTTATTGGCCATATATTTCTTCAGCCAATCAGGGCATATTTGATTTAAGAAGTCCTTGTTGCGCTTCAAATGGTATGTAGATTCATCAGCTTCCCATTTTGGTTTGATGCTGGCAGCCTGGGGAGTTTGAGGAATCCATGTCAACTTCTTTGGGTCAAATTTGATGAAGTCGGCTCCATTATATCCAAACTGTAAAAACGAGGtggtttcttttgtcttttcctcccACTTACAGCCAATAATAACCTGTAAAATGTGAACAGCtggaggagaaaacagaaactgagaTTATGGAACAAATTTATTAATGGTAAGTCATTGCAGCTCAATTATGAATATGACTCTTTTTACTGTACCTTCACTCTGGTTCAGGTCTGTTAATATTCCCATCTTAACCTTGAGATAATCAGACATTATTTCAAAACACTGTTCAATATACCAATCAGCAATCTGTGACtcaatgtttattaa from Xiphophorus couchianus chromosome 13, X_couchianus-1.0, whole genome shotgun sequence harbors:
- the LOC114156478 gene encoding major histocompatibility complex class I-related gene protein-like, with the translated sequence MRMLIFLLLCGASSPEKHSLTVLVTASSGLPHFPDFVTTTQVDKLPTSYCDSNKNIRANPKYGQKLINIESQIADWYIEQCFEIMSDYLKVKMGILTDLNQSEAVHILQVIIGCKWEEKTKETTSFLQFGYNGADFIKFDPKKLTWIPQTPQAASIKPKWEADESTYHLKRNKDFLNQICPDWLKKYMANNEGPLQGTVLPSVFLLQKSPDSPVSCSATGFYPNKAAMFWRKDGEEIQDGVDKTEILCNQDNTFQMRADINVSSVNPEDWERYECVFHLVDVKDDVVSRLEKEKIQSNWGKTQKHNEEEKPIGMIVGIITAGVFVIIVAAVGFTVIKNRKAPINSIELSERLNQETRLKSNLDSNS